The following coding sequences are from one Mesorhizobium onobrychidis window:
- a CDS encoding 3-deoxy-manno-octulosonate cytidylyltransferase produces the protein MSTLILIPARMASTRLPGKPLADIAGVPMIVHVARRAAAAGLGRVVVATDTESVAEAVRTHGFEAVMTRVGHESGSDRIFEALATLDPGRKVETIVNVQGDLPTIDPDIINAALRPFEDATVDIATLGIEIVRDEEKTNPNVVKIVGSPLSETRLRALYFTRATAPWGEGPLYHHIGLYAYRRSALERFVALKPSPLERREKLEQLRALEAGMRIDAEIVKSAPFGVDTPDDLERARTVLST, from the coding sequence ATGTCCACGCTCATTCTCATCCCGGCCCGCATGGCATCGACCCGCCTGCCGGGCAAGCCGCTGGCCGACATCGCCGGCGTCCCGATGATCGTCCATGTCGCCCGCCGCGCCGCCGCGGCCGGGCTCGGCCGGGTGGTGGTCGCCACCGATACTGAAAGCGTGGCGGAGGCGGTGCGCACGCACGGTTTCGAGGCGGTGATGACGCGCGTCGGCCACGAATCGGGTTCCGACCGCATCTTCGAGGCGCTGGCCACGCTGGATCCCGGGCGCAAGGTCGAAACGATCGTCAACGTGCAAGGCGACCTGCCGACCATCGATCCCGACATCATCAATGCTGCGCTGAGGCCTTTCGAGGATGCGACGGTGGACATCGCCACGCTCGGCATCGAGATCGTGCGCGACGAGGAAAAGACCAATCCGAATGTCGTCAAGATCGTCGGCTCGCCGCTGTCGGAGACACGGCTGCGGGCGCTCTACTTCACCCGCGCCACGGCACCCTGGGGCGAGGGGCCGCTCTATCACCACATCGGCCTTTATGCCTATCGCCGCTCAGCGCTCGAACGCTTCGTCGCGCTGAAGCCGTCGCCGCTGGAACGGCGCGAGAAGCTCGAGCAGTTGCGGGCGCTGGAGGCCGGTATGCGCATCGATGCCGAGATCGTAAAGTCGGCGCCGTTCGGCGTCGACACGCCGGACGATCTCGAACGCGCCAGAACCGTCCTTTCAACCTGA
- a CDS encoding extracellular solute-binding protein, whose product MAALPRRVSLARRDFLALGAAATAAALLPGRAFAAIPTGVKLHGLSAFGDLKYSPGFRHFDYVNPDAPKGGQMNFAPPNSTFNQSFLTFNTLNSLVLRGESPPRTELCFDSLMASALDEPDAVYGRLAASVTLSPDRNGFRFSLRPQARFHDGSPLTAEDVAFALKLYKDKGHPNLSQALRHMTEAVAVDPITVDLTFNGKQSAQNILAVVAMPIVSKAFYTVNDFDASTMKPPLGSGPYKMGRVAAGQTVEYERVADYWGRDLAVNRGLYNFDRIRIDFYINRQAAFEALKKGDTHFREEFTSRVWATGYNFPALQDGRVVKREFPGEKTPSMQAVALNQRRPQFRDVRVRRAIASCFDFEWTKRVLFYGAYERSQSNFERSDYKAEGLPSPEELALLEPFRAELPPETFGEAVMQPVSDGSGHDRKLLRAASRLLAEAGWKRAGNFVVNEKDERLRVEMLAEDDGIVRLFSPWAENMKAIGIDASIRQVDSTQYEQRQSNFDFDFNLLAWSIGATPTADGLEILYDSRMAKTPGMRNYPGTESKAIDALIEAAGKAQSRIELVTALKALDRVLRARLDWIPTYYLANHRVAYWDMFGFPEQKPDFGFPVEALWWFDKDKAAKIGKA is encoded by the coding sequence ATGGCGGCGCTCCCCCGCCGCGTCTCGCTGGCCCGCCGTGACTTTCTGGCCCTGGGCGCTGCTGCCACGGCGGCAGCGCTGCTGCCAGGCCGGGCCTTCGCCGCCATCCCGACAGGCGTAAAGCTGCACGGCCTGTCGGCCTTCGGCGACCTCAAATACTCCCCAGGTTTCAGGCATTTCGACTATGTCAATCCGGACGCGCCCAAGGGCGGCCAGATGAATTTCGCACCGCCGAACTCCACCTTCAACCAGAGCTTCCTGACGTTCAACACCCTGAATTCTCTGGTGTTGAGGGGGGAATCGCCGCCGCGCACCGAACTCTGTTTCGATTCGCTGATGGCAAGCGCACTTGATGAGCCGGATGCGGTCTATGGCCGGCTTGCCGCGTCCGTTACCCTGTCGCCGGACCGCAATGGCTTCCGCTTCAGCCTGCGACCGCAGGCGCGCTTCCACGACGGCTCGCCACTGACAGCGGAGGACGTCGCCTTCGCATTGAAGCTTTACAAGGACAAGGGCCATCCGAACCTTTCCCAAGCATTGCGTCATATGACGGAAGCGGTCGCGGTCGATCCAATTACAGTCGACCTCACCTTCAACGGCAAACAATCCGCGCAGAATATTCTTGCGGTCGTCGCAATGCCGATCGTGTCCAAAGCCTTTTATACGGTCAATGATTTCGATGCCTCGACGATGAAACCGCCGCTCGGCTCCGGACCTTACAAAATGGGGCGCGTGGCCGCGGGACAGACCGTCGAATATGAGCGCGTCGCCGACTATTGGGGCCGCGATTTGGCCGTGAACCGCGGCCTCTACAATTTCGACCGCATCCGCATCGACTTTTACATCAATCGTCAGGCAGCGTTTGAAGCCCTGAAAAAGGGGGACACGCATTTTCGAGAGGAATTTACCTCGCGGGTATGGGCGACCGGTTACAACTTTCCGGCGCTGCAGGACGGCAGGGTCGTCAAACGCGAATTTCCCGGCGAGAAAACGCCATCCATGCAGGCTGTCGCGCTGAACCAGCGTCGTCCACAATTCCGCGATGTGCGCGTCAGGCGGGCTATCGCCAGTTGCTTCGATTTCGAATGGACCAAGCGGGTTCTATTTTACGGCGCCTACGAGCGCTCGCAATCGAACTTCGAACGGTCGGATTACAAGGCCGAGGGCCTGCCCTCGCCCGAGGAATTGGCCCTGCTCGAGCCGTTCCGAGCCGAATTGCCGCCGGAAACCTTCGGCGAAGCGGTGATGCAACCTGTCTCCGACGGTTCGGGCCACGACCGTAAGCTGCTGCGCGCAGCTTCGAGACTGCTTGCCGAAGCCGGCTGGAAGCGAGCCGGCAATTTCGTCGTCAATGAAAAGGACGAGCGACTGCGGGTGGAAATGCTGGCCGAGGACGACGGCATAGTTCGGCTTTTCTCCCCGTGGGCCGAGAATATGAAGGCGATCGGGATCGACGCTTCGATCCGGCAGGTCGATTCGACGCAATATGAACAGCGGCAGAGCAATTTCGACTTCGATTTCAACCTGCTCGCGTGGTCGATCGGGGCGACGCCGACTGCCGACGGCCTGGAAATCCTCTATGATTCCCGGATGGCGAAAACGCCGGGGATGCGCAACTATCCCGGTACGGAAAGCAAAGCCATCGACGCGCTGATCGAGGCGGCCGGCAAGGCGCAGAGCCGGATAGAACTGGTCACGGCGCTCAAAGCGCTCGATCGGGTCTTGCGCGCGCGGCTAGACTGGATTCCAACGTATTATCTCGCGAATCACCGAGTCGCCTATTGGGACATGTTCGGCTTTCCCGAGCAGAAGCCCGATTTCGGCTTTCCGGTCGAGGCGCTGTGGTGGTTCGACAAGGACAAGGCGGCAAAGATTGGCAAAGCCTGA
- a CDS encoding alpha/beta hydrolase: MWLLKLMLAVAGLYAVIVAVVYVLQSWLIFPAGLAAFGPDLPAGARHVELATEDGERVVLVRLPARQTPAAPRPLLLGFAGNAWNADALALMLHQLFPENEVAALHYRGYAPSSGSPSATALFEDAQRAHDHLATDAKAGIVAIGLSVGAAVAVDLATARPLRGIVMVTPFDSLRELAAHHYPWLPVRLLLRHRMEAAGSLRDLDVPTAVITAENDTIVPAARSAPLREAARDLRSHIAIAAGHNDLYGHPDFAGALRASVAAVTRD, from the coding sequence ATGTGGCTCCTGAAACTGATGCTCGCAGTCGCTGGATTGTATGCGGTGATTGTCGCCGTCGTGTATGTGCTTCAGTCCTGGCTGATCTTTCCGGCCGGTCTTGCGGCTTTCGGACCCGATCTGCCGGCCGGGGCCCGCCATGTCGAACTGGCGACGGAGGACGGCGAGCGCGTCGTTCTGGTGCGCCTGCCGGCAAGGCAGACGCCGGCCGCGCCGCGCCCGCTCCTGCTGGGATTCGCCGGCAATGCCTGGAACGCCGACGCGCTTGCCCTCATGCTGCACCAGCTATTCCCCGAAAATGAGGTCGCTGCGCTGCATTATCGCGGCTATGCGCCGAGCAGCGGAAGCCCGTCGGCCACCGCCCTGTTCGAGGACGCCCAACGCGCCCATGACCACCTGGCCACCGATGCCAAAGCCGGCATCGTCGCCATCGGCCTTAGCGTCGGCGCTGCGGTTGCGGTCGATCTGGCGACGGCCCGGCCGTTGCGCGGCATCGTCATGGTTACGCCCTTCGATTCGCTGAGAGAACTCGCCGCTCACCACTATCCCTGGCTGCCGGTTCGCCTCTTGCTGCGGCACCGCATGGAGGCGGCCGGATCTCTGCGTGACCTCGATGTGCCCACGGCCGTAATCACCGCCGAAAACGACACCATCGTTCCTGCCGCACGTTCGGCACCTCTGCGCGAGGCTGCCCGTGATCTGCGCAGCCACATCGCCATAGCGGCTGGCCACAACGACCTCTATGGTCATCCCGATTTCGCCGGAGCGCTACGCGCCTCCGTTGCAGCGGTCACGCGCGATTGA
- a CDS encoding Dabb family protein: MIRHTVVFRLKHKDSSAEEAKFLVDAKILAAIPGVEKFEQLRQVSPKNDFRFGFSMEFADQAAYSRYNDHPDHVAFVRDRWIPEIEAFLEIDYAPLS; this comes from the coding sequence ATGATCCGTCACACAGTGGTGTTCAGGCTGAAGCACAAAGACAGCTCGGCCGAGGAGGCAAAATTCCTCGTCGACGCGAAAATACTGGCGGCGATACCGGGCGTCGAAAAGTTCGAGCAGCTGCGTCAGGTCAGCCCGAAGAACGATTTTCGTTTCGGCTTCTCGATGGAGTTCGCCGACCAGGCCGCCTATTCCCGCTACAACGACCATCCCGACCACGTCGCCTTCGTCCGCGACCGCTGGATCCCAGAGATCGAGGCGTTTTTGGAGATCGACTACGCGCCGCTGAGCTAG
- a CDS encoding glutathione S-transferase family protein, with protein sequence MTPTITAFERSPDRGRGLARDMRVRWALEEVGQPYKVRLVSFKAMNEPAHRALHPFGQIPTYEEGDLALFESGAIVFYIAERHGGLLPDDGNARARAISWMFAALNTVEPPILERQTAVLLERDETWHEQRLPMVEDRIRDRLGELSGRLGDADWLDGAFSAGDLMMVHVLLRLSGSGILDEYPNLSAYVARGQARPAYKRAFAAQLAVFTGKSPTG encoded by the coding sequence ATGACCCCCACCATCACCGCCTTTGAACGGTCGCCCGATCGCGGAAGGGGACTGGCGCGTGACATGCGCGTTCGCTGGGCGCTCGAAGAAGTCGGCCAGCCCTACAAGGTTCGTCTTGTTTCGTTCAAAGCGATGAACGAACCCGCGCATCGAGCACTCCATCCTTTCGGGCAGATTCCGACCTATGAGGAAGGCGATCTCGCCCTGTTCGAGTCGGGGGCAATCGTGTTCTATATCGCCGAGCGCCATGGTGGCCTGCTGCCAGACGATGGGAATGCGCGGGCGCGCGCGATCTCATGGATGTTTGCCGCGCTCAACACGGTGGAGCCGCCGATCCTTGAGCGCCAAACCGCCGTGCTCCTGGAGCGCGACGAGACCTGGCACGAACAGCGCCTGCCTATGGTCGAGGATCGCATCCGTGACCGGCTGGGCGAACTTTCCGGTCGCCTGGGCGATGCCGACTGGCTCGATGGTGCGTTCAGCGCGGGGGACCTGATGATGGTGCACGTGCTGCTAAGGTTGAGCGGGTCGGGTATACTGGACGAATATCCGAACCTCTCCGCCTATGTCGCCCGCGGCCAAGCCCGGCCGGCCTACAAGCGTGCTTTCGCCGCTCAACTGGCGGTTTTCACTGGCAAGTCACCGACCGGCTGA
- a CDS encoding extracellular solute-binding protein, whose product MTVGRTFLRSMLVVAAFAGGLQAAFANEWRTTSSLIGESKYGNNFQHYDYVNPDAPKGGTLNSVVLGTFDSFNPYIVQGSFAAGFVPFGGGLLYDTLMEQATDEGSVSHPLIADAYKHPDDYSSATYRLDPRAKWHDGKPITTDDVIWSFQVLKTNSPMYSRYFENVTDAVAVSDREVEFHFDQKGNRELPKILGDVVVLPKHWWEGTDATGKKRDITRPTQEPPLGSAAYKIASFKPGSEIVWQRVPDYWGAKLPVKIGRENFDRQRFSYFLDDNASWQAFTKGGFEDFRVESRAQRWAVEYTFPAIKAGDVIKAEYPTTSPEPMQAYVMNTRRPLFQDVRVRQALTYAYDFESMNRTIFFGAYTRTDSYFEGGDLASSGLPQGKELEILEPYRDKLPPELFTQEFKLPVYSTPQSGRENLRKAYDLFKQAGWVNRGGRLVNEKTGEPFRIEFLGNDPVDERVAGPLIDNLRRLGIDATLRIVDDSQYTNRTRAFDFDMLAVAGFQQSNSPGNEQRDFFSSTAADTPGARNLAGIKNPVVDALIDRVIFATDRDDLVAATHALDRVLLWNYYMIPQWHLGKIRIAYWNKFGIPEKQPTYSGVDQNSWWIDADKEKALAAKYKSGN is encoded by the coding sequence ATGACGGTTGGCCGAACGTTTCTCAGATCGATGCTGGTTGTGGCGGCTTTTGCCGGCGGCCTGCAGGCAGCCTTCGCGAACGAATGGCGCACCACATCGTCGCTGATCGGCGAATCCAAATATGGCAACAACTTCCAGCACTACGACTACGTCAATCCGGACGCGCCGAAGGGCGGCACGCTGAATTCGGTGGTGCTCGGCACGTTCGACAGCTTCAATCCGTATATCGTGCAGGGTTCCTTCGCCGCCGGCTTTGTCCCGTTCGGTGGCGGCTTGCTCTACGACACGCTGATGGAGCAGGCGACCGACGAAGGCAGCGTCAGCCATCCGCTGATCGCCGACGCCTACAAACATCCGGACGACTATTCCTCGGCGACCTACCGTCTCGATCCGCGGGCCAAATGGCATGACGGCAAGCCGATCACCACCGACGATGTAATCTGGTCGTTTCAGGTGCTGAAGACCAACAGCCCGATGTACAGCCGCTATTTCGAGAATGTCACCGATGCGGTCGCGGTTTCCGACCGCGAAGTCGAGTTCCATTTCGACCAGAAGGGCAACCGGGAGTTGCCGAAAATCCTCGGCGATGTCGTTGTGCTGCCGAAGCACTGGTGGGAAGGTACCGACGCCACCGGCAAGAAGCGCGACATCACCAGGCCGACACAGGAGCCGCCGCTCGGCTCGGCCGCCTACAAGATCGCCAGCTTCAAGCCGGGCTCCGAAATCGTCTGGCAGCGCGTGCCGGACTACTGGGGTGCCAAACTGCCGGTAAAGATCGGCCGCGAGAATTTCGACAGGCAGCGTTTCAGCTACTTTCTCGACGACAATGCCTCCTGGCAGGCCTTCACCAAGGGCGGCTTTGAGGATTTTCGCGTTGAGTCACGTGCCCAGCGATGGGCGGTCGAGTACACCTTTCCCGCCATCAAAGCGGGGGACGTCATAAAAGCGGAATATCCCACAACCTCGCCGGAACCCATGCAGGCCTACGTGATGAACACGCGCCGGCCACTCTTTCAGGACGTGCGCGTGCGCCAGGCCCTGACCTACGCCTATGATTTCGAGAGCATGAACCGCACCATCTTCTTCGGCGCCTATACGCGCACGGACAGTTATTTCGAAGGTGGTGATTTGGCCTCAAGCGGCCTGCCGCAGGGCAAGGAACTGGAAATCCTCGAGCCATATCGAGACAAGCTGCCGCCCGAACTGTTCACCCAGGAGTTCAAGCTGCCGGTCTACAGCACGCCGCAATCTGGGCGTGAAAATCTTCGGAAGGCCTATGACCTCTTCAAGCAAGCGGGTTGGGTCAATCGCGGCGGCAGGCTCGTCAACGAAAAGACCGGCGAACCGTTCAGGATCGAATTTCTCGGCAACGACCCCGTAGACGAACGCGTCGCCGGGCCCTTGATTGACAATCTGAGGCGCCTCGGTATCGACGCCACGCTGCGCATCGTTGACGACAGCCAGTACACGAATAGGACCCGTGCTTTCGATTTCGACATGCTGGCGGTTGCAGGCTTCCAGCAATCCAACTCGCCGGGTAACGAACAGCGCGATTTTTTCAGCTCCACTGCAGCCGATACACCCGGGGCACGCAATTTGGCAGGGATCAAGAACCCGGTGGTCGACGCGCTTATCGACCGGGTGATCTTCGCCACCGATCGGGACGATCTCGTAGCGGCCACCCACGCACTGGACCGGGTGCTGCTCTGGAATTACTACATGATCCCACAGTGGCACCTGGGAAAAATTCGTATCGCCTATTGGAACAAGTTCGGCATCCCGGAAAAGCAACCGACGTATAGCGGCGTCGATCAGAATTCCTGGTGGATCGATGCGGACAAGGAAAAGGCGCTGGCGGCAAAATACAAGAGTGGCAATTGA
- a CDS encoding ABC transporter permease translates to MAGAAADTAPGRIARPWLSPLNQRRLQNFRANRRGYWSLWIFLVLFVLSLFSEWIANDKPVLVSYKGEILFPVLVAYPEEKFGGFYAVTDYRDPVIQDEINAHGWMIWPPVRYSYRTVNNAIPEAAPTKPSWLYDAKTRCNQYPQGAADPNCVVGNWNWLGTDDQARDVLARVIYGFRVSVLFGLILTAGSALIGVTAGALQGYFGGWTDLLFQRFIEIWSAIPVLYLLLIVAAILPPGFFILLGLMLLFSWVALVGVVRAEFLRSRNFEYVNAARALGVPNGTIMFRHLLPNAMVATLTFLPFLLSGSISTLTSLDYLGFGLPPGSASLGELLKQAQRNLNAPWLGISGFVVISLMLSLLVFVGEATRDAFDPRKTFR, encoded by the coding sequence ATGGCCGGGGCCGCAGCCGACACGGCGCCGGGCCGGATTGCCCGACCCTGGCTGTCGCCGCTCAACCAGCGGCGCCTGCAGAACTTCAGGGCCAACCGGCGCGGCTATTGGTCGTTGTGGATCTTCCTCGTGCTTTTCGTGCTGTCGCTGTTTTCCGAATGGATCGCCAACGACAAACCGGTCCTCGTTTCCTACAAGGGCGAGATCCTGTTTCCGGTCCTGGTCGCTTATCCCGAGGAGAAGTTCGGCGGCTTTTATGCGGTCACCGACTATCGCGACCCGGTCATCCAGGACGAGATCAATGCCCATGGCTGGATGATCTGGCCGCCGGTCCGCTACTCCTACCGGACCGTCAACAACGCCATCCCCGAGGCGGCGCCCACCAAGCCGTCCTGGCTCTATGACGCCAAGACACGCTGCAACCAGTATCCGCAAGGCGCCGCCGACCCCAATTGCGTCGTCGGCAACTGGAACTGGCTGGGCACCGACGACCAGGCCCGCGACGTGCTGGCGCGCGTCATCTACGGCTTCAGGGTCTCGGTGCTGTTCGGCCTGATCCTCACCGCCGGCTCGGCGCTGATCGGCGTGACGGCCGGTGCATTGCAGGGCTATTTCGGCGGCTGGACCGACCTTCTGTTCCAGCGCTTCATAGAAATCTGGTCGGCGATCCCGGTGCTTTATCTGCTCCTCATCGTCGCCGCCATCCTGCCGCCCGGCTTCTTCATCCTGCTCGGACTGATGCTGCTGTTCTCCTGGGTGGCGCTGGTCGGCGTTGTGCGGGCCGAGTTCCTGCGCTCCCGCAACTTCGAATATGTCAACGCCGCCCGCGCGCTCGGTGTCCCCAACGGCACCATCATGTTCCGGCATTTGTTGCCCAACGCCATGGTGGCGACGCTGACCTTCCTGCCCTTCCTGCTCAGCGGCTCGATCTCGACGCTGACCTCGCTCGACTACCTTGGCTTCGGCCTGCCGCCCGGCTCGGCCTCGCTGGGAGAGTTGCTCAAGCAGGCGCAGCGCAACCTCAACGCGCCATGGCTGGGCATTTCCGGCTTCGTCGTCATCTCGCTGATGCTGTCGCTGCTGGTCTTCGTCGGCGAGGCGACCCGCGACGCCTTCGATCCGCGCAAGACGTTCAGATGA
- a CDS encoding prephenate dehydratase, whose translation MPEKTNRIAFQGEPGANSDTACRNMFPDMEPLPCPTFEDAFNAVETGKADLAMIPIENTIAGRVADIHHLLPESKLHIVGEYFLSIHFQLMVLPGVRRDEIRTVHSHIHALGQCRKYIRKNGWKPVVAGDTAGAAKLVSELKDRTMAALAPALAATLYGLDIIEQNVEDTDSNVTRFVVLTRNRQWAERPSADTRMMTTFIFRVRNVPAALYKAMGGFATNGINMTKLESYQLGAFTATLFYADIEGHPDDPLVKLALDELAFFSREMRILGVYPASQSREQWKVAD comes from the coding sequence ATGCCTGAAAAAACCAACAGAATAGCCTTCCAGGGCGAGCCGGGCGCCAATTCCGACACTGCCTGCCGCAACATGTTCCCTGATATGGAGCCGTTGCCGTGCCCGACCTTCGAGGATGCTTTCAATGCGGTCGAGACCGGCAAAGCCGACCTCGCCATGATCCCGATCGAGAACACGATTGCCGGGCGCGTCGCCGACATCCACCACCTCCTGCCGGAATCGAAGCTGCACATCGTTGGCGAATATTTCCTGTCGATCCATTTCCAGCTGATGGTTCTGCCCGGAGTCAGGCGCGACGAGATCAGGACCGTGCACAGCCACATCCATGCGCTCGGCCAGTGCCGCAAATATATCCGCAAGAACGGCTGGAAGCCGGTGGTCGCCGGCGACACGGCGGGCGCCGCCAAGCTGGTCTCCGAGCTGAAGGACCGCACCATGGCGGCGCTGGCGCCGGCCTTGGCCGCGACGCTCTACGGGCTCGACATCATCGAGCAGAATGTCGAGGACACCGACAGCAACGTCACCCGCTTCGTCGTGCTGACCAGGAACAGGCAGTGGGCGGAACGTCCCTCGGCCGACACCAGGATGATGACGACGTTCATCTTCCGCGTCCGCAACGTGCCGGCCGCGCTCTACAAGGCGATGGGCGGCTTTGCCACCAACGGCATCAACATGACCAAGCTCGAGAGCTACCAGCTCGGCGCATTCACGGCGACCCTGTTTTACGCCGATATCGAGGGCCATCCCGACGATCCGCTGGTAAAACTGGCGCTTGACGAGCTTGCCTTCTTCTCGCGCGAAATGCGGATCCTTGGCGTCTATCCGGCCAGCCAGTCGCGCGAGCAATGGAAGGTGGCGGATTAG
- a CDS encoding microcin C ABC transporter permease YejB: protein MGAYILRRILLMIPTLFGIMAVSFAVIQFAPGGPVEQVIARLTNQGGSDRLGGGGGDAGGSNVDVAGDVGSKYRGAQGLDPEFIAKLEKQFGFDKPPLERFGMMLWNYIRFDFGDSYFRDISVIELILEKMPVSISIGLWITLLSYLISIPLGIRKAVKDGSAFDVWTSGVVIVGYAIPGFLFGILLMVLFAGGSFYDWFPLRGITSDNWDQLSWPARIVDYLWHMTLPLTALVLSAFATTTLLTKNSFLEEIRKQYVVTARAKGLSERQVLYGHVFRNAMLIVVAGFPGAFISAFFTGSLLIENIFSLDGLGLLGFRSVVERDYPVVFANLYIFSLLGLIVGLLSDLIYTWVDPRIDFERRDV, encoded by the coding sequence ATGGGCGCCTATATCCTGCGCCGCATCCTGCTGATGATCCCGACCCTGTTCGGCATCATGGCGGTGTCCTTCGCCGTCATCCAGTTCGCGCCGGGCGGGCCGGTCGAGCAGGTCATCGCCAGGCTGACCAACCAGGGCGGCAGCGATCGGCTTGGCGGCGGCGGTGGCGACGCCGGCGGCAGCAATGTCGACGTGGCCGGCGACGTCGGTTCGAAATATCGCGGTGCGCAAGGGCTCGACCCCGAATTCATCGCCAAGCTGGAAAAGCAGTTCGGCTTCGACAAGCCACCGCTCGAGCGCTTCGGCATGATGCTGTGGAATTATATCCGGTTCGATTTCGGCGACAGCTATTTCCGTGACATCTCGGTGATCGAGCTGATCCTGGAGAAGATGCCGGTGTCGATCTCGATCGGGCTGTGGATCACGCTGCTGTCCTACCTGATCTCGATCCCGCTCGGCATCCGTAAGGCAGTCAAGGACGGCTCGGCATTCGACGTATGGACCAGCGGCGTCGTCATTGTCGGCTACGCCATTCCTGGCTTCCTGTTCGGCATCTTGCTGATGGTGCTGTTTGCCGGCGGATCGTTCTACGACTGGTTCCCGCTGCGCGGCATCACCTCCGACAATTGGGACCAGCTGTCCTGGCCGGCGCGGATCGTCGACTATCTCTGGCACATGACCTTGCCGCTGACGGCGCTGGTGCTGTCGGCCTTCGCCACCACGACGCTGCTGACCAAGAATTCGTTCCTCGAGGAAATCCGCAAACAGTATGTGGTGACCGCGCGCGCCAAGGGCCTGTCGGAACGGCAGGTTCTCTACGGGCACGTCTTCCGCAACGCCATGCTGATCGTCGTCGCCGGCTTTCCGGGGGCCTTCATCTCGGCCTTCTTCACCGGCTCGCTGCTGATCGAGAACATCTTTTCGCTCGATGGCCTGGGCCTTCTGGGTTTCAGGTCGGTGGTCGAGCGCGACTACCCGGTGGTGTTCGCCAATCTCTACATCTTCTCGCTGCTTGGCCTGATTGTCGGGCTCCTGTCCGACCTGATTTATACCTGGGTCGACCCGCGCATCGACTTCGAGCGGAGAGACGTCTGA
- a CDS encoding c-type cytochrome, translating into MDSFEINKLIGGLLGTVFVVFSVGIISDALFASPAPEKPGFAIEATEEPAEGGPAAPAAEAKPIAELLANANVEAGAAVFKKCQACHTGEKGGPNKVGPDLWDLIDRPVAEHAGFAYSAGMKEFSKGGAEKWTYDNLNHFLLSPKKLVKGTAMGFAGLPKDEDRANVIAYLRTLSDSPKPLPTPGASAAAPAEGAAPAKPAEGEAPAAPAAPAAPAQ; encoded by the coding sequence ATGGACTCTTTCGAAATCAACAAGCTGATCGGCGGCCTGCTCGGAACCGTGTTCGTCGTCTTCTCGGTCGGCATCATATCCGACGCGCTGTTCGCCTCCCCCGCACCGGAAAAACCCGGCTTCGCCATCGAGGCGACCGAGGAGCCTGCCGAGGGCGGCCCGGCAGCCCCCGCTGCCGAAGCCAAGCCGATCGCCGAGCTTCTGGCCAACGCCAATGTCGAGGCCGGCGCCGCCGTGTTCAAGAAGTGCCAGGCCTGCCACACCGGCGAGAAGGGCGGGCCGAACAAGGTCGGCCCTGATCTGTGGGACCTCATCGACCGTCCCGTCGCCGAGCATGCGGGCTTCGCCTATTCGGCCGGCATGAAGGAGTTTTCCAAGGGCGGCGCCGAGAAGTGGACCTACGACAACCTCAACCATTTCCTCCTCTCGCCGAAGAAGCTCGTGAAGGGCACGGCGATGGGCTTTGCCGGCCTGCCGAAGGACGAGGACCGCGCCAACGTCATCGCCTATCTGCGCACGCTGTCGGACAGTCCGAAGCCGCTGCCGACACCTGGCGCTTCGGCGGCTGCGCCCGCAGAGGGTGCAGCGCCCGCCAAGCCGGCAGAGGGTGAAGCACCGGCCGCCCCTGCGGCGCCTGCTGCTCCCGCGCAATAA